The DNA sequence CGGCGCAGGCGCGGCGCTGCTGGTCTACGACGCGAGCATCGCCCGCGAAAGCCTCACCCCGCTCGCCCCCGGCACCGCGGCCGACCGCATCGTGGTGGGTGCCCGGTCCGGCCCGGTCATCACCTTCTGGACCGGCACGGCCACGGTGGCCCTCGACGCGCGCACCCTCGCCGTCCGCTGGCGCATGCCGGACACGCTCGGGCCGGGCACCTCCATGGCCTCGGCGCTGCTGGTGCCCACCCACGAGGGCCTGGCCGTGACGGCCCCCTGGGACGGCGCCGTCCGGCGCACGATCCCCGTCGACCGCAGCGCCGACGGGGCCGCGGGAACGGCCGGCCCGGTGGTCCCCGGCACGGCCGGGGACGTCGTGCTGGAACAGCGCGGCGGGACCCTCGTCGCGCTCACCCCCGTGCCGCCGCGCGGGTGACGGGAACGTCTACGAGTAGATCTCCGCGGCGGACAGCGTCGCCAGCTCGGCGCCGTCCTCCCAGTGCGCCAGCAGGTTTCCGGCCAGCTCCCGGTACGCGGCGGCCCCCTTGTTCTTGCGGCCGGCCAGCACCGTCGAACCCGACGCGGAGGCCTCCGCGAACCGCACCGTGCGCGGAACGGGCGGCGCGAGCACCGGCATGCCGTAGCGGTCGGACACGTCGGCCAGCACGTCGCGGCTGTGCGTGGTGCGCGCGTCGAACAGCGTCGGCAACACGCCGAGCATGCGCAGCGCCGGATTGGTGATCGACTGGACCTCCTCGACCGTGCGCAGCAGCTGTCCCACCCCGCGGTGCGCCAGCGTCTCGCACTGCAGTGGCACCATCACCGCGTCCGCGGCGGTGAGCCCGTTGAGGGTGAGCACGCCCAGCGACGGCGGGCAGTCGATGAAAATGAAGTCGAACCTTTCGGCCACGGCGGTCAGCGCCCGGCGCAGGGCGTGTTCGCGCCCCGGACGCATCAGCAGCAGGGCCTCCGCGCCCGCCAGGTCGATCGTCGCGGGCAGCAGCGTCATCCCGTCCGCCGTGTCGACCAGGACGTCCTCCACGTCCGCGTCGCCGATCAGCACCTCGTGCACCGACGATACGAGCTTGTCGGGGTCGTGCCCCAGCGAGAACGTCAAACACGCCTGCGGGTCGAGATCGACGATCAGCACCGACCTGCCGCGGGCCACCAGGGCCGCGCCCAGCGAGGCCACGGTGGTGGTCTTGGCGACCCCGCCCTTCTGATTTGCCACTGCCAGAACTCTTGCCACGCCCGCCATCTTCGCCGATCGATGTCGCCCAGGCCACATCCGCCCCGTTTTCGGCGCGCCGACGACGCCCGGCAGCACTCACCCGCGCACGGACCCGGCTCTGCCCGGCCGGGGTGCGCAGGTGCGAAGATGAGCGGGTGAAGGACCATTTCCGCGTCGTCCTCGTCCGGCACGGCGAAACCGACTGGTCGGCGTCCGGCAGGCACACCGGCCGCACCGACGTCGCGCTCACGCCGGCGGGCATCGACCAGGCCCGACGGCTGCCGGGCCTGCTGGCACCGCTGCAGCTGCACGATCCGCTGGTGATCGCGAGCCCGCGAAGGCGCGCGCTGGACACGGCGCGCCTGGCGGGGCTTGCCGTCGACGGCGTCGACGACAGGCTCGCCGAGTGGGACTACGGCGACTACGAGGGGGTGACGACCCCCGAGATCCGGCGGAGCGTCCCCGGCTGGACGGTGTGGACGCATCCGTGCCCCGGGGGCGAGACGGCCGCGCAGGTCTCGGCGCGCGCGGACGCGGTCCTGCGTTCCATGGCGGGCCCCGGGACGCGGCGGGACGTGGTCCTCGTGGGGCACGGCCACTTCTCGCGGGCGCTCATGGCCCGCTGGATCGACGCCGATGTGACGTTGGGCGCGCGCCTGGCCATGCCCACCGCCGCGGTGGCCGAACTGGGCCACGAGCACGAGTACCGGGTGGTCTGTTCCGTGGCGGGACCACGGCGACTGCCCGCACGACACGAGGAGCCGATCCGATGACCGTCCACGTCCGCCGCGTCCGCCCCGACGACACCCCCGTGCTCGTCGAACTCATCGAGGGACTCGCGGAGTTCGAGCGCATGCGCGACCAGTGCACGGTGACCCCCGACCTGCTGACCGACGCCCTGTTCTCCCCGGATGCGGCGGTGTTCGGCCACGTCGTGGAGGAGGACGACGGCCGGATCGCGGGGATGGCGTTGTGGTATCTGACCTTCAGCACGTGGGACGGCGTCCACGGCATCCACCTGGAAGACCTCTACGTGCGGCCCGCATGCCGAGGGCGGGGCCACGGCCGCGGGCTGCTCGCCGCCTTGGCCGCCGTGTGCACGCAGCGCGGGTACTCGCGTCTGGAGTGGGAGGTGCTGAACTGGAATGCCGAGGCCATCCGCTTCTACGAGTCCCTCGGCGCGATCGGGCGCGGCGAATGGACGCAGAACCGGCTCACCGGCGGCGCGCTCGCGGCGCTGGCGGCGGAAGGAGAAGCGCGGTGAACGCACGGCGGAACGGGCCCGACGCGGCCGGACCTGACGGATCGGGGCCTGCGGGCGAGCCGGTCGGCGGCGCGGAGATCGCCGAACTGGCGGCCAAGCAGCAGATCCGGGACGCGGTGATGCGCTACTGCCGCGGCATCGACCGCCTCGACATGGCGGCGGTCCGCTCGGCCTACCATCCCGACGGCGTCGACCATCACTCCGGTTTCGACGGTCCGGTCGACGGGTTCATCGCGTGGGTGGAGCCGCTGCTGCGCACGCTCGACGGGACCCGCCACGAGATCGCGAATCACCTTGCGGAGGTTCGCGGCGACCGGGCGGTGGCGGAGAGCTACGGCGTCGCCCGCCACTGGGGCGCCCATCGTGCGATGAACTTCACGACGGGTCTGCGCTACGTCGACTACTTCGAACGCCGCGGCGGCACGTGGGCCATCGTCGAACGGTTCGCGGTGCGCGAGTGGAACCGCAGCGAGGGCGCACCGGCCGGGGACTGCGACGACGCCGGTGCGGAAGCCGCTGCGCCCTCGCGCATCGCCTACGGCGCCGACGATGGCCCGGCCGGCTCGCGCGACACGGGCGACCCCGTCTACCGGCTGTTGCAGCGGCTGCGCTGACGCAGACGGGTACGCGGGCCGTCCGGGAGGGTCAGCCGTCGGTGTCGTCGTCCCCATCGGCGTCGGGGTCCGCGCGATGCGCATAGGGGCGGTTCATCCACGCCGATGTCTGCGGGTGCACCAACAGCACGAACGCGGGCACGATGGCCAGGACGATGAGGATCCCCCAGGCGATCTGATGCGACTGGCCGAGCAGCGAGAACGCGAAGGGCGCAAGCAGCACCTGGGTGATGATGGCGACGCCCCGCCCGCCGCGCCTGCCCAGCAGCAGGGTGATCCCGGCCGCGAGGACGCCGCCGAACAGCAGTCCGAACCACGCGGCCGTGCCGAAGTAGCTGATGCCCTTGTCGTGATTGCCCACCAGCGCGCTGATCACGTAGAAGATCGCGATCCCCACACCCACGACGCCCTCGCCGGCGACGATGCCGCCCGCGATGCGCACCGTCGTGGGAGGGACTCCGGGATCTGTCGGGTGGGGGGCGCTCGAGGCGTCCTGCGGGTCGCGCGGCCTCGCACCGCCGTTGTCGTCGGGCACGCGGACAGCCTAGGCCAGCATGCCCGCGCGGTGCCGCTAGGGTATCTGAGCGTGCGCGCCCTCCTGATCGTCAATCCTCACGCCACGTCCACCACCCCGGCGGGCCGTGACCTGCTGGCGCACGCCCTGGCCAGCAGGCTCGAACTGGAGGTGGTGCACACGACGCACCGCGGCCACGCCGCAGAGCTGTCGCACCGTGCCGCGCTCGAGGGCACCCAGGTCGTGGTGGTGCACGGCGGCGACGGCACCGTCAACGAGGCGGTCAACGGGCTGCTGGGCCCGCCGCACCCCGATTCCGTGCGCCAGATCGCCCCGGGCCGCACGCCCGCGGTGTGCGTGGTGCCCGGCGGCTCGGCCAACGTCTTCGCACGGTCCCTGGGCATCCGGCCGGATCCCGTCGAGGCCACCAACCAGGTTCTGGACCTGCTGGCCTCGCGTCAGCGCCGGCGTATCGGGCTGGGCCACTGCGACAACCGCTGGTTCACCTTCACCGCAGGCATGGGCGTCGACGCCCTGGTGGTCGAGGCGATGGAGGCCGCGCGCCGCGCCGGGCACGCCGCCACGCCCTCCCGGTATCTGCGCACCACGGTGCGCGTGTTCCTGCGCAACGCGCGCCGACCGGCGACGCTGACGGTGGAACTTCCCGGCCGCGAGCCGGTGGACAGCGTGCACTACGCCTTCGTGTCCAACACCTCGCCGTGGACCTATCTCGGTGCGCGCGAGGTCCGGACCAACCCCGGCACCCGCTTCGACACCGGCCTCGGGGTGTTCGGCATGCGCAGCATGGACACCGTGACGAGCCTGCGGCTATCGCGGCAGCTCCTTTCCGCGACGGCGCAGCCGAAGAACAAGAACCTCGTGCGCACCGACGACACGCCCTGCGTGCGGATCCGGAGCGCCGAGCCCGTCGCATTCCAGATCGACGGCGATTATCTGGGGGTGCGCACCGACGTCACGTTCAACTCGGTGCCGGGGATCCTCGACGTCGTCGCCCCGGCGGAACCGGACTGATCCCCGCCCGCGACCGATCGACCGTTCCGGCCGACAGGCCCGCTTCGTGTGCGCGGATACCGGGCCGACGGAAAATTTCGCTAGCGTACACCACCTGTCGCGAGTAGCATGACGCGGGTACCGAATGCCATCGGGAAGGATGACATCCACAGAATCCCCGAAAAGACACCCCGGCAGACACCCACGCGTGACGTCGCCGACGGCCCACCGCCGGAGGCCTGTTCGGCATGATCGTCGGCGCACGTTCGCGTCTCCCCGGCGGCACTCCCCTCGCCCGCAGGCGGCGGACACGAACGACGCGCGCACAGAACGACGCCGCGCGCACCTGCACACTCGTCACCCCACGC is a window from the Tomitella gaofuii genome containing:
- a CDS encoding ParA family protein, with amino-acid sequence MAGVARVLAVANQKGGVAKTTTVASLGAALVARGRSVLIVDLDPQACLTFSLGHDPDKLVSSVHEVLIGDADVEDVLVDTADGMTLLPATIDLAGAEALLLMRPGREHALRRALTAVAERFDFIFIDCPPSLGVLTLNGLTAADAVMVPLQCETLAHRGVGQLLRTVEEVQSITNPALRMLGVLPTLFDARTTHSRDVLADVSDRYGMPVLAPPVPRTVRFAEASASGSTVLAGRKNKGAAAYRELAGNLLAHWEDGAELATLSAAEIYS
- a CDS encoding acid phosphatase — translated: MKDHFRVVLVRHGETDWSASGRHTGRTDVALTPAGIDQARRLPGLLAPLQLHDPLVIASPRRRALDTARLAGLAVDGVDDRLAEWDYGDYEGVTTPEIRRSVPGWTVWTHPCPGGETAAQVSARADAVLRSMAGPGTRRDVVLVGHGHFSRALMARWIDADVTLGARLAMPTAAVAELGHEHEYRVVCSVAGPRRLPARHEEPIR
- a CDS encoding GNAT family N-acetyltransferase, which translates into the protein MTVHVRRVRPDDTPVLVELIEGLAEFERMRDQCTVTPDLLTDALFSPDAAVFGHVVEEDDGRIAGMALWYLTFSTWDGVHGIHLEDLYVRPACRGRGHGRGLLAALAAVCTQRGYSRLEWEVLNWNAEAIRFYESLGAIGRGEWTQNRLTGGALAALAAEGEAR
- a CDS encoding nuclear transport factor 2 family protein; protein product: MNARRNGPDAAGPDGSGPAGEPVGGAEIAELAAKQQIRDAVMRYCRGIDRLDMAAVRSAYHPDGVDHHSGFDGPVDGFIAWVEPLLRTLDGTRHEIANHLAEVRGDRAVAESYGVARHWGAHRAMNFTTGLRYVDYFERRGGTWAIVERFAVREWNRSEGAPAGDCDDAGAEAAAPSRIAYGADDGPAGSRDTGDPVYRLLQRLR
- a CDS encoding diacylglycerol/lipid kinase family protein; amino-acid sequence: MRALLIVNPHATSTTPAGRDLLAHALASRLELEVVHTTHRGHAAELSHRAALEGTQVVVVHGGDGTVNEAVNGLLGPPHPDSVRQIAPGRTPAVCVVPGGSANVFARSLGIRPDPVEATNQVLDLLASRQRRRIGLGHCDNRWFTFTAGMGVDALVVEAMEAARRAGHAATPSRYLRTTVRVFLRNARRPATLTVELPGREPVDSVHYAFVSNTSPWTYLGAREVRTNPGTRFDTGLGVFGMRSMDTVTSLRLSRQLLSATAQPKNKNLVRTDDTPCVRIRSAEPVAFQIDGDYLGVRTDVTFNSVPGILDVVAPAEPD